The Spirochaetales bacterium genome has a window encoding:
- a CDS encoding bifunctional 5,10-methylene-tetrahydrofolate dehydrogenase/5,10-methylene-tetrahydrofolate cyclohydrolase — translation MSAREMSGIPIAEKILDEVEKKARLLASEGIVPGLGTILVGNNPNCRHYVDNKHKTCKTVGIKSFNIDVPESATQEALINAVEEFNNNPAVDAFLIQSPVPEKFNFTEAVSMIKPEKDADGLHPYNLGKLVLQEDGPLPCTPAGIMEMLRFYEIPVQGRHVVIVGRGPTLGRPLALMLSMKREYANAAVTMLHSGVKNIKDYTVLADIIVCGVGIPGFIRPDMVKRGCVAISGGITWEGKRLIPDIDVAVGDVAGWITSRLGGVGPTTIAMLLKNTIIAAGKRLDGIRTGSRD, via the coding sequence ATGAGTGCGAGAGAAATGTCCGGAATTCCAATCGCAGAAAAAATACTCGATGAGGTAGAAAAAAAAGCACGGCTTCTTGCGTCCGAAGGAATAGTTCCCGGACTCGGTACGATATTAGTGGGAAACAATCCGAACTGCCGTCATTACGTCGACAATAAACATAAAACATGTAAAACCGTCGGTATTAAATCGTTTAATATCGACGTCCCGGAATCGGCAACACAGGAAGCATTAATAAACGCCGTGGAAGAATTCAACAATAATCCGGCGGTCGATGCTTTTTTGATACAGAGTCCCGTTCCGGAAAAATTCAATTTTACGGAAGCGGTTTCCATGATAAAGCCTGAAAAAGATGCGGACGGTTTACATCCTTATAACCTGGGCAAACTTGTATTACAGGAAGACGGCCCTTTGCCCTGTACCCCGGCCGGTATCATGGAAATGTTACGGTTTTACGAAATTCCCGTTCAAGGCAGACATGTCGTGATTGTCGGCCGCGGCCCCACGCTGGGAAGACCCCTGGCTTTGATGTTATCCATGAAGCGGGAATACGCAAACGCCGCCGTCACAATGCTGCATTCCGGTGTAAAAAATATAAAGGATTACACGGTACTGGCGGATATTATCGTGTGCGGAGTCGGTATACCCGGATTCATTCGACCCGATATGGTCAAAAGGGGTTGCGTTGCGATCAGCGGGGGTATCACCTGGGAAGGGAAACGCCTGATTCCGGATATCGATGTCGCTGTCGGAGATGTCGCCGGCTGGATAACGTCGAGACTTGGCGGCGTCGGACCGACGACGATCGCCATGTTGCTGAAAAACACGATTATCGCCGCCGGGAAACGGCTTGACGGTATACGAACAGGCTCCCGCGACTGA
- a CDS encoding nucleotidyltransferase domain-containing protein has protein sequence MYQHHRNSIDNVIEKMKKNDNVLALIIAGSIAHGFANEDADIDIMIVVSREEYEKRCKDNEVLYWERESCTYEKGYVDGKYISTEFIREVIRHGGEPARFAFKDAYIAYSRIPDLENMIDEASRYPKQYKDARMRRLYARFLEWRWFYDEGKNKNNVYLFNTSLCNIVLYGGRSILAYNELLYPYHKWFLRVLEGAAEKPPNLIPSIEAVLETKSHESVERYVAAIKEFTDWGISDTEWPRCVMSGENLGCHESEL, from the coding sequence ATCACAGGAATTCCATTGACAATGTGATCGAAAAGATGAAAAAGAACGACAATGTCCTTGCCCTGATTATTGCCGGTTCCATCGCACACGGCTTCGCGAATGAAGACGCTGATATCGATATCATGATCGTTGTGTCACGGGAAGAATACGAAAAACGATGCAAAGATAATGAAGTACTATATTGGGAACGGGAAAGCTGTACGTACGAGAAAGGCTATGTGGATGGGAAGTATATCAGCACGGAGTTCATACGGGAAGTCATCCGGCATGGAGGGGAGCCGGCACGATTCGCCTTTAAGGACGCATACATCGCATACTCCAGAATTCCGGATCTGGAGAATATGATTGACGAGGCGTCACGGTACCCCAAACAATACAAAGATGCGAGGATGAGGCGATTATACGCCCGTTTTCTCGAATGGAGATGGTTTTACGATGAAGGGAAAAACAAGAATAATGTCTACCTGTTCAATACCTCTCTCTGTAATATTGTTCTTTATGGCGGACGGTCGATCCTTGCCTATAACGAGTTACTCTACCCCTATCACAAGTGGTTTCTCCGTGTACTGGAGGGCGCCGCGGAAAAACCCCCTAACCTGATACCATCAATCGAAGCCGTACTCGAAACAAAATCTCATGAATCGGTCGAGCGTTATGTTGCGGCAATAAAGGAATTTACGGATTGGGGGATATCGGATACCGAATGGCCTCGTTGCGTGATGTCGGGGGAGAACCTCGGGTGCCATGAATCGGAATTATAA